A single Sphingomonas kaistensis DNA region contains:
- a CDS encoding alpha/beta hydrolase: protein MKILVVAALFAVSVAQPASAETLRTNGVEIEYRVSGSGEPLLMIHGFGECIDQSWGAIIPELSKSFRVIAINQRGHGASTNPSGKFTHEQSAQDVKNLMDALGVKRANAIGFSSGGMTLLHLATRYPESLSKLVVVGATTHFGEQARRIMRSVASEGLPPPVREQFLKCATRGSVQAHELARQFGEFKDSHSDMNFKAADLMKIKARTLIVHGDRDEFFPVAIPVAMYSAIPKSQLWIVPRGDHSPTAGAPQEVFTQTVKTFLAP from the coding sequence ATGAAGATATTGGTCGTAGCTGCGCTTTTCGCCGTGTCAGTGGCGCAGCCCGCATCGGCGGAGACACTTCGGACGAACGGCGTCGAGATCGAGTATCGGGTGAGTGGTTCGGGCGAGCCGCTACTGATGATCCATGGCTTTGGCGAGTGCATCGACCAAAGCTGGGGCGCAATCATTCCGGAGCTTTCCAAATCATTTCGTGTGATCGCAATCAACCAGCGCGGACACGGCGCATCGACCAACCCATCGGGCAAATTTACCCACGAGCAGTCGGCTCAGGACGTCAAAAACCTGATGGATGCGCTCGGCGTGAAACGTGCAAATGCTATCGGATTTAGCAGCGGAGGGATGACGCTTCTCCATCTCGCCACGCGCTATCCGGAGAGCTTGTCGAAGCTGGTAGTAGTCGGTGCGACTACGCATTTCGGAGAGCAGGCCCGTCGAATCATGCGGTCGGTCGCTTCGGAGGGCTTACCACCGCCGGTCCGCGAGCAATTCCTAAAATGCGCTACCCGGGGGTCGGTGCAGGCCCACGAGCTGGCGCGGCAGTTCGGGGAGTTTAAGGACAGTCATTCGGACATGAACTTCAAGGCTGCAGACCTGATGAAGATCAAGGCTCGGACTCTTATCGTCCACGGCGATCGCGACGAATTCTTCCCAGTGGCGATTCCGGTCGCGATGTACTCTGCAATCCCCAAGTCGCAGCTGTGGATCGTTCCGCGCGGCGACCACTCGCCGACGGCTGGCGCACCGCAGGAGGTCTTTACCCAGACTGTGAAGACCTTTTTGGCACCCTAA
- a CDS encoding helix-turn-helix domain-containing protein: MIVAAFTELAQQQRYGTIKVADLVNAAGVARSTFYENFRSKDEVLVAAMQPILLALATASSGRAARSYVKATVDHLWTRRSMTRPLLDSPAGRVMERHLARAVADHGIPFGAGSEVPLYAVGIAASQLAMLRTWLAGKVTVTADKVTDHLIACAHLRSKDVGISEGHRS, translated from the coding sequence ATGATTGTCGCTGCCTTCACGGAGCTCGCTCAGCAGCAGCGTTACGGTACCATCAAGGTAGCCGATCTCGTCAACGCCGCCGGCGTTGCAAGATCGACCTTCTACGAAAATTTCAGGAGCAAGGACGAGGTCCTCGTCGCGGCGATGCAGCCGATCCTGCTCGCCCTCGCGACCGCGTCATCGGGGCGAGCCGCGCGGTCCTATGTGAAGGCCACCGTAGACCATCTTTGGACCCGGCGATCGATGACTCGCCCACTCCTTGATTCCCCCGCCGGTCGCGTCATGGAGCGCCATCTCGCCCGTGCAGTGGCAGATCACGGCATCCCCTTCGGCGCTGGCAGCGAAGTCCCTCTCTACGCTGTCGGAATTGCGGCAAGCCAGCTGGCCATGCTCCGTACTTGGCTAGCCGGCAAGGTGACCGTCACTGCCGATAAGGTGACCGACCATCTGATCGCCTGCGCTCACTTGCGTTCGAAGGATGTCGGCATTTCTGAGGGGCACAGGAGCTGA
- a CDS encoding VOC family protein: MHHAVAIVPSNDLDASEAFYRRLGFMVASDYGHYRILEDGRGWHLHLTHSPGWPKHIEDNPFGLYLYVDDVDAVAEGVRDLIIEEGASHAKPLGTYEFAVSDPSGTLVRIGRVMG; encoded by the coding sequence ATGCATCATGCGGTTGCCATCGTTCCGTCTAATGACCTCGATGCCAGCGAGGCCTTCTACCGGCGCCTGGGCTTTATGGTCGCCAGCGACTACGGCCATTATCGCATTCTCGAAGACGGTCGTGGCTGGCACCTTCACCTGACCCATTCGCCGGGCTGGCCCAAACATATCGAGGATAATCCGTTCGGCTTGTACCTCTACGTCGATGACGTGGACGCGGTCGCCGAAGGCGTTCGCGATCTCATCATTGAGGAAGGCGCTTCACACGCCAAGCCGTTGGGCACCTATGAGTTTGCCGTCAGTGACCCTAGCGGGACGCTGGTTCGGATAGGTCGGGTAATGGGGTGA
- a CDS encoding response regulator, giving the protein MQKRVLIVEDEPIVALTLEDILEGLGCSVVGSASRLDHGLQLVRDSAPDLAILDVNLHGEKSYPIADLLADNGVPYFFTTGYGSAGHPERHRRALTVAKPYSETVIADAIATVSAAARIC; this is encoded by the coding sequence ATGCAGAAGCGGGTACTGATCGTTGAGGACGAGCCGATAGTCGCTCTGACCCTCGAAGACATACTTGAAGGCCTCGGCTGCTCTGTAGTGGGCTCGGCTTCGCGGCTTGATCATGGTCTCCAGCTAGTACGAGATTCAGCACCCGATCTCGCGATTCTCGATGTGAACCTGCATGGCGAGAAGAGCTATCCCATTGCTGATCTCTTGGCTGACAACGGCGTTCCGTACTTCTTCACGACGGGTTACGGCTCGGCGGGGCACCCCGAGAGGCATCGTCGCGCACTTACGGTGGCCAAGCCGTACTCCGAGACGGTGATTGCGGATGCCATCGCCACAGTGTCTGCTGCAGCTAGGATCTGCTGA
- a CDS encoding sensor histidine kinase, translating into MRSVRNYLVTASIMLVALVVAAALLILSQVESASQRQAEQQLLATTRALSLVVDGELKRYESILTALATSSEVSQQDWKRVDARARQLGLGPDAWLLVSDRSGRQLVNTALPAGAALPAGPPPEDMWRELDRGRSRVCNLSEGLIERQILCVDIASRASGSPPVALSIIMRPAQLERILKDQRVGRAYTTVIDRTGRIIWRNRDADRWIGKPATKDIRAALRTRSESVQQSKSLEGTPTLAAFSRSAYSGWTFLVAVPRADLGVQGTGLLSLSAGSAVLLIIMGALVGLFTARQVTRATKRLALSAAQIERGASPDFARTGLAEIDAAGLALQSAFNARKSTEERYRLIFEQTSDLILTADLDQIITDCNHSAAAAVGLSREEVIGKRIADFISESDYTRTTGMLQRKLDAGGTTKYDVQVRNKAGAWLFWEINSGLLFQDGAPIGLHVVGRDVTERKKAETRQQLLIDELNHRVKNTLAIVQALAQQSFKGGRPPAEERATFEARLSALAAAHNLLTNAAWESVSLSQVVETAMATVCGTELRRYHIAGPEVRLGPQAAVSFALALHELCTNAIKYGALSNDSGTISIRWHLEGSGDDPELLLVWTEKGGPAVQAPPKRGFGTRMIERALASDLNARVQISFEEHGVVCSLSAPVSSMSA; encoded by the coding sequence TTGAGGTCGGTTCGCAATTATCTCGTCACTGCCTCAATCATGCTCGTGGCGCTTGTGGTCGCGGCAGCCTTGCTGATCCTCTCGCAGGTTGAAAGCGCTAGTCAGCGACAAGCCGAGCAGCAATTACTTGCCACGACCAGGGCCCTTTCACTTGTCGTCGATGGGGAGCTCAAGCGCTATGAGTCGATACTAACGGCGCTTGCGACAAGTAGTGAAGTCTCTCAGCAAGACTGGAAGAGAGTGGATGCTCGCGCAAGACAGCTCGGGTTGGGTCCGGATGCTTGGCTTCTTGTAAGTGATCGGAGCGGCCGCCAGCTCGTTAATACGGCGCTGCCTGCAGGGGCTGCGCTCCCAGCCGGACCTCCACCGGAAGACATGTGGCGCGAGCTGGACAGGGGACGCAGCAGAGTATGTAACCTCAGCGAGGGGTTGATCGAGCGACAGATCCTCTGCGTTGACATCGCTTCGCGAGCGAGCGGCTCTCCTCCCGTGGCGCTCTCTATCATCATGCGACCAGCACAGCTGGAGCGTATCCTGAAGGACCAACGCGTCGGACGTGCGTATACCACTGTGATCGACCGCACAGGCCGTATTATCTGGCGAAATCGAGATGCCGATCGCTGGATCGGGAAACCGGCTACCAAGGACATCCGAGCTGCCCTTCGGACGCGATCCGAGTCTGTTCAGCAAAGCAAGTCGCTTGAGGGCACGCCGACCTTGGCGGCCTTCAGCCGTTCTGCTTACTCCGGTTGGACTTTCCTCGTTGCCGTTCCTCGGGCCGACCTTGGTGTTCAAGGTACTGGACTTCTTTCTCTCAGCGCTGGCTCGGCCGTCCTTCTGATAATCATGGGCGCATTGGTTGGCCTGTTCACCGCTCGTCAGGTCACGAGAGCGACCAAGCGACTGGCACTTAGCGCGGCGCAAATAGAACGCGGAGCCTCACCCGACTTCGCGCGCACCGGCTTGGCTGAGATCGATGCTGCAGGCTTGGCGCTCCAATCTGCCTTCAATGCTCGCAAGTCCACGGAGGAGCGCTACCGGCTCATCTTCGAGCAAACGAGCGACCTCATCCTCACTGCTGATCTCGATCAAATCATCACTGACTGCAATCATTCCGCAGCGGCCGCCGTTGGTCTGAGCAGGGAAGAGGTAATCGGGAAGCGCATCGCAGACTTTATATCGGAGAGTGACTACACCCGAACGACTGGCATGCTTCAGCGCAAGCTCGATGCCGGCGGTACCACGAAGTATGACGTGCAGGTCAGGAACAAGGCTGGAGCATGGCTCTTCTGGGAGATCAACTCAGGGCTCCTTTTCCAGGACGGCGCTCCCATTGGCCTTCACGTTGTTGGGCGCGACGTAACAGAGCGGAAGAAGGCAGAAACGCGCCAACAGCTCCTAATCGACGAGCTGAACCACCGAGTGAAGAATACCCTGGCGATCGTCCAAGCTCTGGCTCAACAATCCTTCAAAGGTGGACGTCCGCCGGCCGAGGAAAGAGCAACTTTCGAGGCCCGCCTGAGCGCTTTGGCGGCCGCGCACAACCTGTTGACGAATGCTGCCTGGGAGTCCGTTAGCTTGTCGCAAGTGGTGGAGACCGCGATGGCGACTGTCTGCGGGACGGAGCTTCGGCGGTACCACATCGCGGGTCCTGAGGTTCGACTTGGCCCGCAGGCTGCCGTATCCTTCGCTCTGGCCTTACACGAGCTCTGCACCAACGCGATTAAGTATGGAGCACTATCCAACGACAGCGGGACCATCAGCATCCGGTGGCATCTTGAAGGATCAGGCGACGATCCAGAGCTTCTTCTTGTCTGGACAGAGAAGGGAGGGCCGGCAGTGCAAGCTCCGCCCAAGCGGGGTTTTGGAACTCGGATGATAGAACGTGCGCTTGCGAGTGACCTGAATGCGAGAGTACAAATCAGCTTTGAGGAGCACGGAGTGGTTTGCTCCCTGTCTGCTCCGGTTTCCAGCATGAGCGCGTGA
- a CDS encoding sensor domain-containing diguanylate cyclase, which translates to MLDRKLTDEHARLAALHRYGVLDTAPEQQFDKITSLVRSVLGVPISAVSLIDRDRQWFKSICGLETRETPRSVSFCSHAIRQTEPLIVDDALQDDRFKVNPLVLDDPNIRSYAGVPLQTPDGYNVGALCAIDVVPREFSQAQIEILSNLASLVVDELELRRIAERDHLTNALTRRGFVQAMDKEIARFHRHQRASALILFDIDHFKKINDCYGHPGGDAVLKAIVAACRNALRANDVLGRLGGEEFGIVLDEADNCAATAVAEKLRQTVEQLTVGFSTGIKVTASFGVAPIATSVTDSDEWILAADAALYSAKRGGRNQVVVNEQDERAAAA; encoded by the coding sequence ATGCTTGATCGAAAGCTCACGGATGAACACGCCCGCTTGGCTGCGCTTCATCGTTATGGTGTGTTGGATACCGCACCTGAACAGCAATTTGACAAGATCACGTCCTTGGTCCGCTCCGTGCTCGGAGTTCCAATTTCAGCCGTTTCACTGATCGATCGGGACCGGCAATGGTTCAAGTCAATATGTGGTCTAGAAACCAGAGAGACCCCGCGGTCCGTTTCGTTCTGCAGCCATGCCATTCGCCAGACTGAGCCTCTTATCGTAGACGATGCGCTTCAGGACGATCGCTTCAAGGTGAACCCTCTAGTCTTGGACGATCCAAACATCCGCAGTTACGCGGGGGTGCCCTTGCAGACTCCCGACGGCTACAACGTGGGGGCGCTGTGCGCCATTGACGTCGTGCCGCGTGAGTTCAGCCAAGCTCAGATCGAAATACTCAGCAACCTTGCGTCGCTAGTCGTCGATGAGCTGGAGCTGCGCCGCATCGCAGAGCGGGATCATCTAACCAACGCTTTGACTAGGCGCGGGTTCGTGCAGGCGATGGACAAGGAGATCGCTCGTTTCCATCGCCATCAGCGAGCCTCTGCGCTGATCCTCTTCGACATCGATCACTTCAAGAAGATCAACGATTGTTATGGGCATCCAGGAGGCGACGCAGTTTTGAAGGCGATTGTCGCTGCCTGCCGCAACGCGCTACGCGCCAACGACGTCCTTGGGCGCCTTGGTGGCGAGGAATTTGGCATCGTCTTGGACGAAGCTGATAACTGCGCCGCAACCGCCGTTGCCGAGAAGCTCAGGCAGACAGTGGAGCAGCTGACGGTGGGCTTTTCGACAGGCATCAAGGTGACAGCGAGTTTCGGAGTCGCACCAATCGCGACTTCGGTGACAGACTCCGATGAATGGATCTTAGCGGCTGACGCCGCGCTATACAGCGCCAAGCGAGGTGGCAGAAACCAGGTCGTCGTAAACGAGCAGGACGAGAGAGCTGCGGCGGCATAG
- a CDS encoding anti-sigma factor — MTDDPNFYAWLDGELPDPQASAMAARVAADPELAAFAGQHRALSNRLSAAFAPVLAAPVPDRLQTAAEPRTAEVIDFAARARRRQWSVVGLAAAASLALGLLIGTNVPREGGPFRSTGGQLAAAGSLDAALDRQLAAAGEQNGVRIGLSFKDREGRYCRTFAAEAQNGLACRRGENWAIEGLVRSGFTQGDYRMASGQDPALSALIDSRIAGEAFDPAAEAQAVTKQWED; from the coding sequence ATGACCGACGATCCCAACTTCTACGCCTGGCTGGATGGAGAGCTTCCGGACCCGCAGGCGAGCGCAATGGCCGCGAGGGTTGCGGCCGATCCCGAACTCGCCGCCTTCGCGGGCCAGCACCGGGCACTGTCGAACAGGCTTTCCGCGGCGTTCGCACCGGTCCTGGCCGCACCCGTGCCCGATCGTCTTCAGACGGCGGCGGAGCCACGAACCGCCGAAGTGATCGACTTTGCCGCACGCGCTCGCCGGCGTCAGTGGAGCGTTGTCGGGCTGGCCGCGGCCGCCAGCCTGGCGCTCGGACTCCTGATCGGCACCAATGTGCCACGGGAGGGCGGCCCGTTTCGGTCGACAGGCGGACAGCTTGCGGCCGCCGGGTCCCTGGACGCGGCTCTAGACCGCCAATTGGCTGCTGCCGGCGAGCAGAATGGTGTTCGTATCGGCCTTAGCTTCAAGGACCGGGAGGGCCGCTACTGCCGTACGTTCGCCGCTGAAGCTCAGAACGGCCTAGCCTGCCGCAGGGGTGAGAACTGGGCAATCGAGGGCTTGGTCCGCTCCGGCTTCACTCAGGGGGATTATCGGATGGCGAGTGGCCAGGATCCGGCACTTTCCGCGCTCATCGATAGTCGCATTGCAGGCGAAGCGTTCGACCCAGCGGCGGAAGCGCAAGCCGTCACGAAGCAGTGGGAAGATTAG
- a CDS encoding RNA polymerase sigma factor, with product MNSQDEFAQGVASLLPRVRRFAFALSRHPADADDLAALAVERALRSRAQFTPGTRLDSWLFRITRNLWIDEARSRQRKAAWEAPPEEGERQGFDGAADIERSAELANVMRAMGRLPDEQREVVALIMIEGLGYREVAELLGQPIGTVSSRLVRGRNALLAALGEESDE from the coding sequence ATGAACAGCCAGGACGAGTTTGCCCAAGGAGTCGCATCGCTGCTGCCACGGGTGCGGCGCTTCGCCTTCGCGCTGTCGCGTCACCCGGCGGACGCGGACGATCTGGCAGCGCTCGCGGTCGAGCGGGCGCTTCGCAGCCGGGCGCAGTTCACGCCTGGCACCAGGCTCGACAGCTGGCTGTTCCGCATCACTCGCAACCTGTGGATCGACGAGGCTCGCAGCAGGCAGCGCAAGGCGGCGTGGGAAGCGCCACCGGAAGAGGGCGAGCGTCAGGGCTTCGACGGTGCGGCCGACATCGAGCGCTCGGCGGAACTGGCAAACGTCATGCGGGCAATGGGCCGCTTGCCCGACGAACAGCGGGAGGTCGTTGCCCTGATCATGATCGAAGGCCTTGGCTACCGGGAGGTCGCCGAGCTGCTCGGGCAACCGATCGGCACGGTGTCGAGCCGGTTGGTACGCGGGCGCAATGCCCTTCTTGCGGCGCTTGGCGAGGAAAGTGACGAATGA